The nucleotide window AGCTACCCAAGTCCCTTCGCGTTTAACCTGGAAGTCGTTGGAGCTAGCGATGTCGTTCTCATGGAGGATAGGAGAGAGTTAATAAGGCAGTTACATCAAAAGATAATGGCGATAATAGCGTCACAGGGACAGGATTAAAAGGACGGATAAAATTGAGAGCAAAACTTCGCCCAGGAATAAGGCCTTTTTGCTCTCTCCAAGGTTGTGCATCTCAGCCAATGAATCCACTAATCCATGAAGGAGCATGAAGAGGACTAATACGCCTAGCCCTGCATACGTTAAGATAGCTGAAGTTGCAATGTGGAAGAGAGTTCCAAAGTACCTCTCCCAAGCTCCTAGCCAGGAATTTTTCTCCACTAGCTTTTTCATGTGCTCGGGGAGTTGTTCTTCATAGAACACCACCGGAATGGCATAGAGAACTTCGAAAAATCCTATTCCTAAACCAAACATGATTCCAGTAGATACTTCCTTCCCGTGAAGGAATAAATATTTCACGAGCTCCTGGGAAAAGCCAGCTGAGAATCCGAGCCCAATCGAGACTAATAGGGTTCCTAAGTTAAGCTTATCCCTTAGAAATATCACCAAAAGCTGAAGGGGAAATTGAATGATTAATGCGATGATTATTCCAACTATTCCGAGAGCAAAAGGCTTTATCGAGAATTCATAACCAAGGAAATATACAGTTAGAATTGCCAAGAAATAACCGAGCAATAATAGGAAAACTGCAAGAGTTTTCCTCATTTTCATCACCTAAATTAGAGGTGTCCCCTCCCCGACCGCCCTCCGGTCACTGATCCCGGAGGTGTGAGAGGGGAGGGGCATTATTACCTTGAGATTATGATTTTAAACCTCTTTCCCTTTCGAGCCTATCAACCTCTCGTGCTCCCTCATCATGCACCTGTTTGCAACGGCTATTAATCCCGCCTCCTTGGCCCTCTTGAAGGCCTCCCTGTTGTAGGTGTAGTACTGGAACCACACGACCTTAGCACCTTTCTTTATGGCCTGCTCCACGTAATCCATTGTAAACTCTGGCCTCACGAATAGATCCACAACCTCAACATCATCCGGAATGTCCAGAACGCTGGGATAGCATTTCCTACCAAGAACCTCATCGTACTTGGGATTAACGGGATAAACTTCGTACCCGTGCTCGAGCAAGTACTTCATAACCCTATTAGCATCCCTCTCGGGCTTAGGCGAGGCCCCAACTAAAGCTATCTTCTTGTATTTGAGTAAGATCTCCTTAACGTCCTCATCCGTTAACCTGTCGATAGGCATTATCCTAACCATAGTATCACCTTAAGAAGCTCTCACATATCCTATTAAAAAGTATTGAATGGCCTTAGCTAGATCCATCATGACCAGGAATATTACCAGGAGAACCCCTGTTACCGTCCAAAACGACTCCCTCTTAACGAATCCCAGGAGAGAGTACAGTATTCCAAGGACGACGAATGCCAAGATTAAGTGTATACCGCTCTCGCTGTATTTCCCATGTATTAACCTCCAGAGGCCGATGGCGTCTCTCACCCAGTAAACCTCGCCAACGTACTTGCAATCCTCCGAGAGGAGGATTTTTCCTTCGCATTTTACTAGGCAA belongs to Pyrococcus abyssi GE5 and includes:
- a CDS encoding CoA-binding protein; translated protein: MVRIMPIDRLTDEDVKEILLKYKKIALVGASPKPERDANRVMKYLLEHGYEVYPVNPKYDEVLGRKCYPSVLDIPDDVEVVDLFVRPEFTMDYVEQAIKKGAKVVWFQYYTYNREAFKRAKEAGLIAVANRCMMREHERLIGSKGKEV